From the genome of Mycobacterium dioxanotrophicus, one region includes:
- a CDS encoding MmpS family transport accessory protein codes for MKLLRRFWIPVLILVVVVIGAFTVMRVRTFFGAGDGSGVASAKVDDTKPFDPKVVVYEITGEPGATADVNYLDLDAQPQRVDGVSLPWTLRLESTAPSVFPNIVAQGDGSTISCRITVDDELKDQRTSTGVNAQTFCLVKSA; via the coding sequence ATGAAGCTCTTGAGACGGTTCTGGATCCCCGTGCTGATCCTCGTGGTGGTGGTCATCGGGGCATTCACCGTGATGCGGGTCCGTACCTTCTTCGGTGCCGGTGACGGCTCGGGTGTCGCCAGCGCGAAGGTCGACGACACCAAACCGTTCGACCCCAAAGTCGTGGTCTACGAGATCACCGGGGAACCCGGCGCCACCGCCGACGTCAACTACCTGGACCTCGACGCCCAGCCCCAGCGCGTCGACGGGGTGTCCCTGCCGTGGACACTGCGACTGGAGAGCACCGCGCCGTCGGTGTTCCCCAACATCGTGGCGCAAGGCGACGGCAGCACCATCAGCTGCCGCATCACCGTCGATGACGAACTCAAAGACCAGCGCACGTCCACCGGCGTCAACGCCCAGACCTTCTGCTTGGTGAAATCTGCATGA
- a CDS encoding MMPL/RND family transporter produces the protein MSTPTHDAPTDAFPASPPPKHAADHSGIAKWIRRLALPIILGWIAVIVVLNVIVPQLEEVGKMRSVSMSPDDAPSMIAMKRVGQVFEEFKSNSSVMIVLESDHALDQAAHDYYDQIVAKLRADTKHIEHVQDFWGDPLTASGAQSSDGKASYVQVYTAGNQGEALANESVEAAENIVKSVPAPPGVHAYVTGPAAMSADQEIAGNRSLEMITALTFVVIIVMLLTVYRSIITVILTILMVVMSLSAARGLIAFLGYYNIIGLSTFATNLLVMLAIAASTDYAIFLIGRYQEARSVGEDRESAYYTMFHGTAHVVLGSGLTIAGATFCLHFTRLPYFQSLGIPLAIGMVMVVVVALTMGPAIITVATKFGKTLEPKRAMRTRGWRKIGAAVVRWPVPILVATIGLALVGLLTLPGYRTNYNDRKYLPTDLPANTGYAVADRHFSQARMNPELLLIESDHDLRNSADFLVIERIAKRVVGVPGISRVQAITRPQGTPIEHTSIPFNISMQGTTQTMNQKYMQDRMKDMGVQAEQMQTMIDTMTRMIALMTEMSKTMNSMVGKMHGMVADIEELRDHIADFDDFFRPIRNYLYWEPHCYDIPMCQAMRSVFDALDGIDTMTDDFKNIVPDMDHLNAMLPQMLALMPPMIATMTSMKAMMQTMQATQGGLQDQMAAMQDNSTAMGQAFDKAKNDDSFYLPPEAFDNPDFKRGMKMFLSPDGHAVRFIISHDGDPMSPEGISHVAPIKLAAKEAIKGTPLEGSKIYLGGTAAMFSDMQEGANYDLLIAGIASLCLIFIIMLIITRSVVASAVIVGTVVLSLGASFGLSVLIWQHLVGLELHWMVLAMSVIILLAVGADYNLLLVSRFKEEIHAGLNTGIIRAMGGTGSVVTSAGLVFAFTMMSMAVSELAVIGQVGTTIGLGLLFDTLVIRSLMTPSIAALLGKWFWWPQLVRQRPVPEPWPKPAEKQTADASA, from the coding sequence ATGAGCACCCCCACGCACGACGCGCCCACCGACGCGTTCCCGGCGAGCCCGCCGCCCAAGCATGCCGCCGACCACAGCGGCATCGCCAAGTGGATCCGGCGGCTGGCGCTGCCGATCATCCTCGGCTGGATCGCGGTCATCGTGGTGCTCAACGTGATCGTTCCCCAGCTCGAAGAGGTGGGGAAGATGCGCTCGGTCTCGATGAGCCCCGACGACGCCCCGTCGATGATCGCGATGAAGCGCGTCGGTCAGGTTTTCGAAGAATTCAAGTCCAACAGCTCGGTCATGATCGTGCTGGAAAGCGACCACGCACTCGACCAGGCCGCACACGACTATTACGACCAGATCGTCGCCAAGCTGCGCGCCGACACCAAGCACATCGAGCACGTGCAGGACTTCTGGGGCGACCCGCTGACCGCATCGGGTGCTCAGAGCTCCGACGGCAAGGCCTCCTACGTGCAGGTCTACACGGCCGGTAACCAGGGTGAGGCGCTGGCCAACGAGTCCGTCGAAGCCGCGGAGAACATCGTCAAGAGCGTGCCGGCTCCGCCAGGGGTGCACGCCTACGTGACGGGCCCGGCCGCGATGTCGGCCGACCAGGAGATCGCCGGTAACCGCAGCCTCGAGATGATCACGGCCCTGACCTTCGTGGTCATCATCGTCATGTTGCTGACGGTGTACCGGTCGATCATCACCGTGATCCTGACGATCCTGATGGTCGTCATGTCACTGTCGGCGGCGCGCGGTCTGATCGCGTTCCTCGGCTACTACAACATCATCGGGCTCTCGACGTTCGCGACGAACCTGTTGGTGATGCTCGCGATCGCCGCCTCGACGGACTACGCGATCTTCCTGATAGGCCGATATCAAGAGGCCCGCAGTGTCGGTGAGGACCGGGAATCGGCCTACTACACGATGTTCCACGGCACCGCGCACGTGGTGCTGGGCTCGGGTCTGACCATCGCGGGCGCCACCTTCTGCCTGCATTTCACCCGGCTGCCCTATTTCCAGTCGCTGGGTATCCCGCTGGCCATCGGCATGGTCATGGTGGTTGTCGTCGCACTCACGATGGGCCCGGCGATCATCACGGTCGCCACGAAGTTCGGCAAGACCCTGGAACCCAAGCGCGCCATGCGTACTCGCGGCTGGCGCAAGATCGGCGCCGCGGTGGTGCGCTGGCCCGTGCCGATCCTCGTCGCCACCATCGGGCTCGCACTCGTCGGGTTGCTGACGCTGCCGGGCTACCGGACCAACTACAACGACCGCAAGTACCTGCCGACGGACCTGCCGGCCAACACCGGCTACGCCGTCGCCGACCGGCACTTCTCCCAGGCCCGGATGAACCCCGAGCTCCTGCTCATCGAGAGCGACCACGATCTGCGCAACTCCGCGGACTTCCTGGTCATCGAACGGATCGCCAAGCGGGTGGTCGGAGTGCCGGGCATCTCCCGCGTACAGGCCATCACACGCCCGCAAGGCACGCCCATCGAGCACACCTCGATCCCGTTCAACATCAGCATGCAGGGCACCACCCAGACCATGAATCAGAAGTACATGCAGGACCGCATGAAGGACATGGGTGTCCAGGCCGAGCAGATGCAGACGATGATCGACACGATGACTCGGATGATCGCGCTGATGACCGAGATGTCGAAGACCATGAACAGCATGGTCGGCAAGATGCACGGCATGGTCGCGGATATCGAGGAATTGCGGGACCACATCGCCGATTTCGACGATTTCTTCCGGCCCATCCGCAACTACCTGTACTGGGAACCGCACTGCTACGACATCCCGATGTGTCAGGCCATGCGGTCGGTGTTCGACGCGCTTGACGGCATCGACACCATGACCGACGACTTCAAGAACATCGTCCCCGACATGGACCACCTCAACGCGATGCTGCCGCAGATGCTCGCGTTGATGCCGCCCATGATCGCGACGATGACGTCGATGAAGGCCATGATGCAGACCATGCAGGCCACCCAGGGTGGTTTGCAGGATCAGATGGCCGCCATGCAGGACAACTCCACCGCCATGGGACAGGCGTTCGACAAGGCCAAGAACGACGACTCGTTCTATCTGCCGCCGGAAGCGTTCGACAATCCCGACTTCAAGCGCGGCATGAAGATGTTCCTGTCGCCCGACGGGCACGCGGTGCGGTTCATCATCAGCCACGACGGTGATCCCATGAGCCCCGAAGGCATCTCGCACGTCGCACCGATCAAGCTGGCCGCCAAGGAAGCCATCAAAGGCACCCCGCTGGAAGGGTCCAAGATCTATCTCGGCGGTACCGCGGCCATGTTCAGCGACATGCAGGAGGGCGCCAACTACGACCTGTTGATTGCCGGAATCGCCTCGCTCTGCCTGATCTTCATCATCATGTTGATCATCACCCGCAGCGTGGTGGCCTCGGCCGTCATCGTCGGCACGGTGGTGCTGTCCCTGGGTGCGTCCTTCGGCTTGTCGGTGCTCATCTGGCAGCACCTGGTCGGGCTGGAGCTGCACTGGATGGTGCTGGCCATGTCGGTGATCATCTTGTTGGCCGTCGGCGCCGACTACAACCTGCTGCTGGTGTCGCGGTTCAAAGAAGAGATCCACGCGGGGCTCAACACCGGCATCATCCGCGCCATGGGCGGCACCGGCTCGGTGGTCACCTCGGCAGGCCTGGTGTTCGCCTTCACCATGATGTCCATGGCCGTCAGCGAACTCGCCGTCATCGGCCAGGTCGGCACCACCATCGGCCTCGGCCTGCTCTTCGACACCCTCGTCATCCGCTCATTGATGACGCCGTCGATCGCAGCCCTGCTCGGAAAGTGGTTCTGGTGGCCCCAATTGGTGCGCCAGCGCCCCGTCCCCGAGCCCTGGCCCAAGCCGGCGGAGAAGCAGACCGCCGACGCCTCGGCTTAG
- a CDS encoding O-methyltransferase, translated as MFTQLLHTEDDALIAARESSTTAGMPAIEVSAQHGKLLSLLARMSGARRVLEIGTLAGYSTISLARAVGEAGHVVTLEYDPRHAEVARTNLVRAGVAERVEVIVDAALDTLPRLAERGDVFDLAFIDADKENNVAYVEWAIKLGHPGSIIVVDNVTRFGRVLAPAADDHQARAVRDMLEMMGNHPRLDTAAIQTVGTKGWDGFAVAVVS; from the coding sequence ATGTTCACCCAGCTGCTGCACACCGAGGACGACGCGCTGATCGCCGCTCGGGAATCCTCGACGACCGCCGGGATGCCCGCCATCGAGGTGTCTGCTCAGCACGGAAAGTTGTTGTCGCTGTTGGCCAGAATGTCAGGGGCGCGGCGGGTGCTGGAGATCGGCACGCTGGCCGGCTACAGCACCATCAGCCTGGCCCGCGCGGTCGGCGAGGCGGGCCACGTCGTCACCCTCGAATACGATCCCCGCCATGCCGAGGTGGCCCGGACCAACCTGGTGCGCGCCGGGGTTGCCGAACGTGTCGAGGTGATCGTCGACGCGGCGTTGGACACCCTGCCGCGGCTCGCGGAGCGGGGGGACGTGTTCGATCTGGCGTTCATCGACGCCGACAAGGAGAACAACGTCGCCTACGTCGAATGGGCGATCAAGCTCGGCCATCCCGGGTCGATCATCGTGGTGGACAACGTAACCCGGTTCGGCCGGGTGTTGGCTCCCGCCGCCGACGATCATCAGGCCCGCGCGGTGCGCGACATGCTGGAGATGATGGGCAACCATCCTCGGTTGGACACCGCGGCGATTCAGACCGTGGGCACCAAGGGGTGGGACGGGTTCGCCGTGGCCGTCGTCAGTTGA
- a CDS encoding TIGR04338 family metallohydrolase: MTARDAQRAKVYAAEQFVRTMFDRAAQHSSRAIDFFGISLTLPPEAKFGSVESVQRYVDDVLARVGAPPVSVRARRGTAAAHYELIDGAAVIAVPERDSTWALRELVVLHELAHHLSPAPPPHGPAFVATYCELCETIMGPEVGLVLRMVYAQEGVV; the protein is encoded by the coding sequence GTGACGGCGCGAGATGCTCAGCGGGCCAAGGTGTATGCCGCGGAGCAGTTCGTGCGGACCATGTTCGACCGTGCGGCGCAACACAGTTCACGCGCCATCGACTTCTTCGGTATCTCGCTGACGTTGCCGCCGGAGGCGAAATTCGGCTCGGTGGAGTCGGTGCAGCGCTATGTCGACGACGTGCTCGCCCGCGTCGGCGCCCCGCCAGTGAGCGTGCGGGCCCGTCGCGGTACCGCCGCCGCCCACTATGAACTCATCGATGGTGCGGCCGTCATCGCGGTGCCCGAACGGGATTCGACGTGGGCGTTGCGCGAGCTCGTCGTGCTGCACGAACTGGCCCACCACCTCAGTCCCGCGCCGCCGCCGCATGGGCCGGCCTTCGTCGCCACCTACTGCGAACTGTGCGAAACCATCATGGGGCCGGAGGTCGGCCTGGTGTTGCGGATGGTGTACGCGCAAGAAGGCGTGGTCTAG